From a region of the Penaeus vannamei isolate JL-2024 chromosome 2, ASM4276789v1, whole genome shotgun sequence genome:
- the LOC138865409 gene encoding cartilage oligomeric matrix protein-like, translating into MDGDKVLDPDDNCIYNPKAHSTDFRYLQMAALDPQTASTPPVWVVYDNGAEIHQTVNSDPAIAVGDHVLGEVDFEGTFFIEDTSDDDFVGLIFGYQSNAKFCVVSWKKAPQNWFNKAERGVTLKLFHFVVYTTYLQVSKYSIYSATSLTELKRIL; encoded by the coding sequence ATGGATGGTGACAAAGTTTTAGATCCGGATGACAACTGCATTTATAACCCTAAGGCGCACAGCACCGACTTCAGATATCTGCAAATGGCGGCACTAGACCCGCAAACAGCATCTACTCCTCCAGTATGGGTCGTCTATGACAACGGCGCAGAAATTCATCAGACCGTGAACTCTGACCCAGCTATAGCAGTGGGTGACCACGTTCTGGGCGAGGTCGACTTTGAGGGGACCTTCTTCATTGAAGACACGAGTGATGACGATTTTGTTGGCTTGATATTCGGTTACCAAAGCAATGCCAAGTTCTGTGTTGTGAGTTGGAAGAAAGCACCACAGAACTGGTTCAACAAGGCAGAGAGAGGCGTTACACTGAAGCTATTCCATTTTGTTGTGTACACCACTTACTTGCAAGTCTCAAAGTATTCCATTTACTCTGCAACTTCACTCACTGAGCTGAAAAGAATTCTCTGA